The Aedes aegypti strain LVP_AGWG chromosome 1, AaegL5.0 Primary Assembly, whole genome shotgun sequence sequence TAGAATATCTCTAGAAAATGGACaaagaaatttggaaaaaaatctttgaaacaatcATTGCAATTCCTCATGATGAAGTATTTAAAGGTATATattaagaaattcttaaatCATTAAGGAAActattagaaaaatatttaGCGGAATTACTGACAAATCCTTGGAGTAGTTTATGGAACAACCTTTCCAAAAATGTTAGTAGAACTCATCTAGTAATAAGCCTTGTGTTTATCAGTAAAGCAAtgcatttgataaaaaaaaaaccttgaagaatttcagaagagTGTAATGCACTCGGAAGAATATACGCAAAAATAAAAACCCAGCAAAGTTTCCACAGAAACCTCAAGACAAATTCCTGTctgatttcatgaaaaataacttagaaAAACTCTTTGGGTTGTTTAGGTTAAACGTTTTATGCGAGAACGCATtcccttttgaatttttgacaaaGAATAGCTAAGCTTTGAGCGGCGAAAGTGCTTTTAAAACAGTAAAGTTAAGATGCTAAACACTATCCCAGTAGGGattcatcgaaaaaaaaaatcagaatactGCGTTCTGACATCAAAGTCAGTACATTATTAAAACCGAAATGGACCATTAGTATCACATTTTTAATAGATAAGTGTTCATCACCTTGATTCAATAATGCTATCAATATCAAAACCTCATGCATATCACCAAAGACGTTAACCCGAGAGAGATAACTCAGTAGCTTTAATAACAATCAAAAGCACTTGAACACCATCAAACTGATTCGTTCCTCAATGAATATCTATCCTAGCACTATGTGCTAGGTTTTACACATGTAGCAGCACTATCGAAATAAATGTTAACAGCGCAAAAGTATCGAATGGCTCTCCATAAACTAACCGTCAATATTGACCAATTCCTGATAACTGGGTCAAACAAACGAATCGAAACCCAACTCATTCAACCGATAGCTGAGAAACACACCTCAACACGATTTACAATTCCCTTTTTTCACTTGTTATCTTCCCTATATCGACACTCCACTCACCTCATGGATCGCTTGGTTCCCGGTGAACAGTGCTTTTCCGCCTCCTTCTGGGCCAGAATCTCCCGGTAGAATTTCAGCCCCTCGTACAGCAGGGCCATCAGGAAGAATCCGATCCACGCCCCCACAAACTGTCCCGTTTTGGTGGTGGCCCATGACGGAAACAGAATCACCTCGCAGGTTCCTCCGTGAAACTGCGGAAATCGATGCGTGATGAGTACCAAGTTACGCAACAATACCCGGAACAGTAGGCGTTGCACTTACCGACATCTTCATCGGACAGAGCATCTCCATGTCATCAGGTCCTCCATGGTTGTGATCCATCTTAGAACTTCGGGGTAGTCAAGGAAACGAAGTCGCGCGCGCACAGAACAAACCCTATCCGAACGAGTGGCCTACTGGGATACCGCCCTCGGCCGTTGCATGGTTTTATATGACTGATATGTGCGATTCGAGGCGCGGACACCTGTATCGGAATTACGAAGCCAATCGTCGACGACGAAGATAATTGATGATAAGCCCATTCAAAACGACCCGTCTCAAGACtttcttcttctacttatcAGCAGGGTCCCCGAAGGGCTCTTCTGTTCGTTCGTTATCAGTGAACTTCGGGCCAAGCACCTATCTACAATGTGCTACAATGTAAGCTCGAGAAAGAGCCAAATCCGATATTCGCCTCGATTGGGACAATTTGGATACCTTATCGGGCCAGTCCGGAACGGTAGATAACGCACTCAAACTCGATAACTGGATAAGGAAGTTCGACCGAAGTTGGGATCTCACCAAAATCTGTACAGGTTCAATAGCGTCAGACCGGTTCCAATCGGGTGTCAATTTTAGCTACCCCGCTTTCGCCAATCGTTGATAAGGATAAGAAGCTCTTCTGGCGTTCTTCGTAGGTATTGTCACGCAACTGTGGTGCCGTGGGCAATGCGACATACCGTTCCTATTCCACTGTGGAGACGTGTGCAAAAGTGCACACCGGCTTGTACTCGGAGCTTGATGGAAGATTTAGAGCTCATTACGCCTCCGATTGTCGTCAAGAGTACATCAAGCATCGGCAATCACCTTTCGGGATGACATTATTGTCTGGTCTAAATTTAGATTGCCCCAGAAAAAAGGGGCTTATCTTGACAACTTGGAATAACTTGAGGAACGACGAAGTGATGCATTGGGCATCGCAGATATGTGACATAAGTTGGTTCAACTGAGGGCAGCACATATAACATGCATATGCAAGGAACAAAGCAAAATTCTAGGAATCCAACAGGAACTTTCCTATGAGTTAAAAACCCTACGTATTTAATTATTTCCAGCTCTCTACGTAAATTGCGTACATCCTACAATGATAGTCCAATGGCATCTACATGATAAATCTTCAGAACAAGTTGTTGAGAACTATGTTACCTAATACCTACTCCGTTTATCGTATAAATTCTAAGGAATTTATCCAATTAGGGATGCCACGAGGTGCATTAGATATAAACACTTTGTATTTGTTGAAATTAAACAAATGTTAACCggctccgtaacgctttttatgCGACTGAGCTTCATATTGACGAAATTAATGAAAAAGCTGTTTGAGATCGAAAACTAGAACTAGACACTGAGCAAACAAATAATCGTAAGACTAccgttttaattcatattacGATTACGGACACTTATGCCCTCAGtgaagcatacaaaataaaccaTTATGTATTATTCCTCCgacacggtaaatggctgggcatggcgtaccattggtacctgcaagaataaaatagaccccttttgTGCGGTCcatagcctcttgcccagcagcTCCTATCCCTAATttctcgtggtactggccgaggtacgagtaaccttggggaagatcgggtaaccaaccctggtgggaactttggtcgtatgctgacattTGGTTTTTCTTCTTAGCAATGGgaggataatctgctcaacagactccggaccaaggtccgggagtgtggggttggggaccatttactacatgcaagcagtaaacaggactacatccccgacccactaaaccattcccattgccgccaaacccttcgtctctccgggaccaccaagaaggcattgcttcggagaggggctattgcacgtCGCAACCTctaggttagctgcgtagccatgcagcaacgaacatcgatgacacgcttaggggggtccaccaaggtagcatgctggcgctttgccagcttcccaggtgatcctcacctcccattgtccgctgaaggtgggcagggtcgaccacaacgcccgcgcccagctgttccgcaggtatcaagaactgatactgcgggcttcgcaatttaaCCTACtaaaggctcaggccctatcagctagcacaaGCTgagattgctgacgaaggggcctccacctgccccgaacaaccagaggctcgtatccaacccagtaggccggcgccatgacagcaacgctaccaggatgttctccccgcggccacttaatcgctgtaagggtcgatttcgaccgtagggcaccggtatgacctacgtagccgactgcaaacccttggaccacctgttgtttagcgtctgcactagccacttctcgagtccactcgccacctcctttgtagtTCCAAGACGATGTGGGTAATAGCCGAtgaagcttacgcttactggcgtacaccgcagagctattggacatcatccgggacagtgccacaatagctgtggaggctctcttacAGGCATAACggcgtggctaccgaaggtaagcttatcgtcgatcatcacccccaagtgtttgacggagcgcttcgaagtgatcgtgcagtcgcctacactgatcaccgcttgctgtaccgactttcggttgttgaaaacaaccgcctcagttttgtggtgagtcaattccagtttcctggagctcatccactcctccacaataaggtaacgactgtttattttgttctcaaacgctaacagttggcgccagcggcaaaaattacagacaacaacctttcgaacattcagtttctcttaccggccaccgagtggcgacactgatgtttctattccactcactgatcgcgctacgctggattctcaaatttctcaaactttcaacacaggtgcatggaagaatggtagtcagagaactgtcaaaacgtatggaaaataataaaaatcgtaaattgcttgcaattaggaaactgaatcaaaaaagtagtgattcgAAATCacgtgtaaagtgaatacataactttttgtgtttagttcatcttccgtggtgttttctttgcttcaggatttcgtttttactaccattgaaaaagagctaTCTATTGCCTttacagttttgaatatcgccctattgcgaTCGAGTAGGCTgtagtcaattccacttcttcgatcgattcaccgtagacctccagcgtaatatcgtcggcaaagccaacgatgaccacacccgccgggaattttaatctcaacacctcgtcgtacatgacattccataacaccggacccaggatggaaccttgccggactcctgaggttatgtgaaagcacttccgacccacctttGTGTCATAAattaatacccgattctggaagtaactcccgagaatcttgtacaggtactcgggtatccccagacgcaggagcgcatcagcaatagtcGCCCAACTAGCACTATTGAATGCGtaccttacatccagagtcactactgcgcagtagcgaatccccctcctcttacgttggagtgctatctcagcggttttcttaaccgtcagaatagcgtctacggtggacctccccgccgtgtcgatcaagcatattggtctatacgccgacgggtcaccgggtgattttcccgcctttggcaatagtaccagacTCTGCCACTTCcacacatctggaaatactccctcgtccaggcatttctgcatagcagatctgaacatcccgggagcctccaagattgcgactttgagggccaggtttggaactccctccggacctggtgccttaccTATActgagggattttgcaatccctacaagttcctcatcggttaccctctcctcatcgccagccccaatccccggctgtcctacgaaAGGAGGCCAAGGGCTAGGGTtttggcgcggaaagagcccctcgatgatcccctccagcatctgtggagattgctctgtaggagccattgcacctcttgtctttgccataacgatcctgtaggcatcgtCCCACggattcgcgttggcactctgacagagtccctcaaagcaggcctttttgctagcccttatctcggacttcagcgcgactttggcagcggtgaacaccacccgtcgttcttcacgctcctcctcggtacgtgctcgctgcatctgcctcctggcccgtaggtaggtacggcgcaggttcgcaatcgcttgagtccaccagtacgtcggtggtctcccatttctagggtggactttcctaggcatggtcgcatcgcacgcaTGCAAAAGCAccttaccttggcgatcacgaagccctcgtaggtagtagacaccaactcctggacgaggtatttacccgtcgtccatatcgccgccatttttccggatccatccacgacccagttgccgttgccggtgggtactcggtatgggtccgatatgatggcgatgtccgtcccccactcagcgaCTGCCTGGTACAgctaaagcagatcaccggttgctcatgtatattcagtgagcatactgaccaaccaaccttgatctttaccacatgatgaaccatccccaacggatgacttcaaacgagttgtcgtacactgcgtaacaaaaggccttccgctgattgtgggcagtgatgccaatgctcatcacatcatctggggcagctcagatatcaatttgagaggctccagtctgatggaatacttaagtagtacagaccttggaatacttaacataggcaatcgcccaaccttcatggtttctaatagagaagaagtgttagacataacgctctgctcgaatagaatcagtcacgagttgacgaattggcatgtatcagatgaggaatcattatctgatcatcgctacatcttctttgaacattcaaatgtaactgtgcagactttgcgttttaggaatccccgatcaacaaactgggaactctatattgaattggttgcgaccaaatttcatggatattctccgtccattgaaaatccgagtgatctggatgatgccgttgatactacaacatcctacattatggaagcttttgaagaagcatgtcctctgcggtctgtaaagactacaagagggaccccatggtggaattccgatctgactagactcaggaaacaatttagaaggagttggaacagacaccgttcagctggatcagagtcgttcaagtcggctcgcaaggcttacaagaaggctcttcgttctgctgaacgatccggctggaaaaacctttgtacaaatgtttccagtttgagtgaagtcagtcggctgaacaaaatccttgcaaaatctaaggatttccaagtgaacgaaattcgcttacctaatggtgattttacttcttccgatgaagaagttttagaatgtttattcaatacacacttccccggatttgtggacatagcatctacggatgaaccaaatgtcttttcatgtagttacgagactctggcctcggctcgcagtatcgtaactactgaatcgattcaatgggcacttaatagttttgctcctttaaaatctccaggagcggatgggatttatcctgttctgctccaaaaggggtttgagtttatcaaacatgttttgaaaaagctacttgtatgCAGAGCCGTAACGTGGCctcctggcgcccttggcgaaccgtcATTTGAGCGCCCCTTATTCAAAGCATTTGTTTTGCAGAAAATGTTCAAGGATTTCTGGTCGTATTCTATAAGAATTGTCCATCAAACATTTCAATGATAAAGCTCAAGTGATACTTAAAAATCAGCCTATTTAACATTAGTATGACTTGTGCATTACGGcatacaaaatgtttcaaatctcaTCACAAATCTTTGACCTCATCACAAACATTATAGACTGCCCTGATCTCTTAGAATTGATTCCGTGGAATGTTCCTTCCAGACGTCTTCGTAATTCAGTGTTATTAGTAATACCTTTTCATAGATCTAATTTGGATACAACAACTGTTTTCATATGTGTTTGCGTTCGCTTAATGATGTTTGTGACTAGTTTGATTTTAATATGTCCAAAAATGTGTTCAGTGTTAGAATAAGAAGTTTAGATTAAGTAGTTATCAATAAATCAGTCTGTACGGCGTAGCCGAAGATGGTGCATACATAAATAAATCTCTTTTAACGGTGAACTGTCTGGAATGAAGATTTCttttcagttttcagaataaaatcgattattaGCGTGTAGTACAAAATATCCTTTGCATTGCGTTGCTTTGATCTAAAATTTAAGGAGTAGGAAAATGCACACTCCTTTTTTGCCAATCCAACATTGCTGTGATTTGCTCCTATCATTTCGGGAAAATACTGCATCAatgatctaaaaaaatatcagctCCTTACATTGGACGAACATGGGAAGTAGGCATAGCAACCGTGCGATTATTGCTTGATTGTGTTATTGAAAAGCTTGCAAAGTGTCAGATAGCAGTTGTACGCGTTTGAGAATTACGATGATACAAGGCGAAAGTTTTTTCAATTAGCTTgaggttttattgaattttatgaataatactTTGTTTGCTTGTAGGGAATGGATTTCATATTGTTGTGTGAATCGACCAATCATGTTTCCAGCAAGAATTATACCGGATCTGTGCCTTTGCAATGCTGCCCAAGAACACTTCTAGTGCTTTGTAGATTGAATTTTgatcaaataaaattaaacgATAGAATTTATAAACACACCCTGCTCTTGTCATTCCCAAGCGAGTCCCAAAACGACTCGACTTTCATCATTTCATTCGGCTCATCTCGACTCACTTATGACTGAATGCAACTAGGCTCTTCAGTAAAGAGTTCCCGTGTCGTGGGTAGATCACCTCTAcatggtgcgttacggggtaaaaTGTCTCATTCGAACTGAAGAAGAATAGAAATTGAGCTCTTTCTGACGACTTACAACATCTATCCCaccatcagtttttttttgtatgcatCGATCCAGGAAACAGTTCACTTATTTCGTGAGACATTTTCACCGAAAATCACCCTCACAAGGTACACGTATTACAATTCAGTTTTAgctgatattcaaacaaatctgGTAATAACTAATTTGAGCAGCATAATATAATACCCCTTATTGCAAACGCAGAGAAAAGTGatcaaaattgttttgaccCTTCGAGTCCCTACCAACCTAGTCCTTTAAATAGACATTCTTGAAATTCTTCCTTCTAGGCACCCTCCTAAAGATAACTACGCTATGGTTTTCCAAAGGTCAAATTCTTTCGGGAAAATAATTTATCCTTTGTATGGGATCGTTATACATAGGTAGATCAGACAATTTCCTTAGTGTTCATTTTCTGAATCGATCCCTTGAAATCACTTGATGCAATAATCCATCGTCAAAAACATTTGATACCAGGGCAGCTACTTCAAATGATCTGCATCAATGATGCAATACTTTACATCGAATGATCATAGGAGCAATGAAATGCGAGGATTTGAATTTATCAttagaaaatgaaaatttccaaGGCATGCTTTTTAAATCTCTCTTGTGCAATGATGATTTCGGAAGACTGGCGTGTACCAACAGTAAAACGTCACCcaacgagaaaaaaaattgattaatttgaaTACTAAGAAATAGGAATTTATTTTATAGGGTTATTCGTCATATACTGTTGACTTAACGAGGGGCATTAGACAAAAATTTGAcgaatatttttcttttgaatcatACAAGAAGCGTTTTTGAGAATTAGAGGTGTAGTAACGCAATGAAGTTCtgtaaaatagtttaaaattaagGCAATTAATTTGTATGAAAACgttgaaatattgttttaatgGAATAGTCAGAGGATTTCTAAGGAAATCTAGAATTTTCTAGATACCCTCTAGAAGTTTTTTTAAAAAACAAAACCACAAAATAGGATGAAATAGCATATAATGTCTATCAATCAAATGGATGTTACAAAAAGTTCTGTACGGATTCAAACGTTTGTCAGGCAGTTCAgagtattgttttgaaaaaaaaaacaaaatttctgttgTTACAAAAATATTCTAATCCATTGTTTTGCACTCTTCCTAATTTCCATGTTATATAATTCTATGATAATCCTTTTCGATGTTCTGTGATAATTGTGCTCAGGATTGAATCAAATTCCTGCTTAAAATACTGTCCGGAACCCGCCCAGTATTCTTGTATGATATGGGTTATATTAGGGGTTATTTATTATAAATGTATCCAAATGTTTTTGTGTAAATTATGTTCCGAGTTGTGTGAGAGTCCTTCCAACAATTCTGTGGAATCCTAATATTTTAACTAGGTATCAGTTGATAGAATCTACATATTCCTTTTGTGGATGCTTTAACGTAGACACCGTGCATAAGCTGATTTAACATTGCAATTTTTTATTGGACTTTATTTGTGTGAGCTTTAACTCATCCGGCTAGCTCTTCACtcgatggaaaactatttttgattttattgaatgaaattttattgataaatccgtacctcaggatttttttcattgacAAATTGATCGCCTCTTTAGATGCTT is a genomic window containing:
- the LOC5577550 gene encoding high affinity copper uptake protein 1; translated protein: MDHNHGGPDDMEMLCPMKMSFHGGTCEVILFPSWATTKTGQFVGAWIGFFLMALLYEGLKFYREILAQKEAEKHCSPGTKRSMRHFMTDKLHILQSLLHLIQVSVSYILMLIVMLFNLWLCLAIVSGAAVGYYFFGWIRRSKMDPNECCN